A genome region from Dolichospermum compactum NIES-806 includes the following:
- the bchI gene encoding magnesium chelatase ATPase subunit I, translated as MTSTAQASASARRAVFPFTAIVGQEEMKLALLLNVIDPKIGGVMIMGDRGTGKSTTIRALADLLPEIPVVANDPFNSDPNDTDLMSDEVRQQVAQGLEIPITHKKVQMVDLPLGATEDRVCGTIDIEKALSEGVKAFEPGLLAKANRGILYVDEVNLLDDHLVDVLLDSAASGWNTVEREGISIRHPAKFVLVGSGNPEEGELRPQLLDRFGMHAEIRTVKEPALRVQIVEERGEFDQNPPVYLEKHQAPQIALQEQIVNAQNLLPQVNLDYDFRVKISEVCSELDVDGLRGDIVTNRAAKALTAFEGRTEVTVDDIRRVITLCLRHRLRKDPLESIDTGYKVEKVFCRVFGVELPEDSTQKTGAGVKTGAR; from the coding sequence GTGACTTCAACTGCTCAAGCTAGTGCAAGTGCGCGTCGTGCGGTCTTTCCATTTACAGCCATCGTTGGTCAAGAAGAAATGAAACTGGCACTGCTGTTAAATGTCATTGACCCCAAAATTGGTGGTGTAATGATTATGGGCGATCGCGGCACCGGAAAATCTACAACTATCCGCGCCTTGGCGGACCTTTTACCAGAAATCCCTGTTGTCGCCAATGACCCTTTCAACAGTGACCCCAACGACACGGACTTGATGAGTGATGAAGTCCGTCAACAGGTAGCACAAGGGTTAGAAATTCCCATCACTCACAAAAAGGTGCAAATGGTAGATTTACCATTGGGTGCTACAGAAGACCGAGTTTGTGGAACAATTGACATTGAAAAAGCCTTATCTGAGGGTGTCAAAGCTTTTGAACCCGGACTCCTAGCCAAAGCTAACCGGGGTATTCTCTACGTTGATGAGGTCAACTTGTTAGATGACCACTTGGTAGACGTACTCCTCGATTCCGCTGCTAGTGGCTGGAATACCGTCGAACGGGAAGGGATTTCTATCCGTCACCCAGCCAAGTTTGTTCTCGTCGGTTCGGGAAACCCTGAAGAAGGGGAACTGCGTCCCCAACTCCTTGACCGTTTTGGAATGCACGCGGAAATCCGCACTGTGAAAGAACCAGCTTTGCGGGTGCAAATTGTGGAAGAACGGGGTGAATTTGACCAGAATCCGCCTGTGTATTTAGAAAAACACCAAGCTCCCCAAATAGCATTACAAGAGCAAATTGTCAATGCCCAAAACTTATTACCACAAGTTAATTTAGATTATGACTTCCGGGTAAAAATTTCCGAAGTTTGTTCAGAATTGGATGTGGACGGGTTGCGGGGTGACATTGTGACAAACCGTGCGGCTAAGGCCTTAACCGCTTTTGAAGGCCGGACAGAAGTAACAGTTGACGATATCCGGCGGGTAATTACATTATGTCTGCGTCACCGTCTGCGGAAAGATCCTTTAGAATCCATTGATACAGGATATAAGGTAGAAAAGGTCTTTTGTCGAGTTTTTGGTGTGGAACTTCCAGAAGACTCAACTCAGAAAACTGGTGCAGGGGTAAAAACTGGCGCTCGTTAG
- a CDS encoding ABC transporter ATP-binding protein: MGISPSPTKSNPEYRLRENDWRLFLRLVPYGRRHGKLLAVSMLMLVPIAVASAIKPLLVGQAISLIRKEPSTYQFLQNIPLWQGLNILIGMLLIATTIRLVLTGVQGYLVQKLGQKITADIREDLFTHVTSLAVRFFDRTPVGKLITRLTSDVESLGDVFSTGAVGIVSDLLSMVVIVGLMFSIQWQLASLLIFILLPVTWLIIYFQQQYRNANYKTREELSVLNSQLQENIVGINIVQLFRREKFNVELFRVTNQRYIKEVDISIWYDSAVSATLEWVGLIAIAGVLCLGSWLLLNQQISFGILSAFILYAQQFFEPLRNFAEKFTVIQSGFTAIERVVDILDEPIEIKDYSQPASLGLASTYIQDIVPKLESQDFTPVPALGEIKFENVSFSYKDDDYVIKNLDFTIHPGEKVALVGPTGAGKSSIIRLLCRLYEPTQGRILIDGVDIREIPQVELRRYMTVILQEAFLFAGDVKSNITLGDNYSFAEIQQAAIKTNVATFINQLPQGYDTQLRERATNLSSGQKQLLAFARAAIRNPQILVLDEATASLDVGTEALVQEALNQLLIQRTSIIIAHRLSTIRNVDRIFVLKRGELIEQGSHEELLQQQGFYATLHNLQMLGA, translated from the coding sequence ATGGGCATCTCTCCATCTCCAACTAAATCGAATCCCGAATACCGTCTTCGAGAAAATGACTGGCGGTTATTTTTACGCTTAGTTCCCTATGGTCGTCGTCATGGAAAACTATTAGCAGTATCCATGTTAATGCTTGTTCCTATTGCTGTTGCTAGTGCTATCAAACCCCTATTAGTAGGACAGGCAATTTCTTTAATTCGCAAAGAACCAAGTACATATCAATTTCTCCAAAATATCCCTCTGTGGCAAGGTTTAAATATTCTCATTGGTATGTTGCTAATAGCAACTACTATCCGCTTAGTATTAACAGGTGTACAAGGTTATTTAGTGCAAAAACTAGGGCAAAAAATCACAGCAGATATTCGTGAGGATTTATTTACTCATGTAACCTCTTTAGCAGTTCGCTTTTTTGATCGCACACCTGTAGGTAAATTGATTACGAGACTAACCAGTGATGTCGAAAGTTTAGGAGATGTTTTTTCCACTGGGGCTGTAGGCATTGTCTCTGATTTACTATCTATGGTAGTAATTGTGGGATTGATGTTTTCAATTCAATGGCAACTTGCTTCTTTGTTAATATTCATCCTCTTGCCAGTAACTTGGTTAATAATTTATTTTCAACAGCAGTATCGGAATGCTAATTATAAAACCAGAGAAGAACTTTCTGTACTCAATTCTCAACTTCAAGAAAATATTGTCGGTATTAATATAGTTCAATTATTTCGCCGCGAAAAATTTAACGTCGAGTTATTTCGAGTTACTAACCAACGTTATATTAAGGAAGTAGATATTAGCATTTGGTATGATTCCGCAGTTTCTGCAACCTTAGAATGGGTTGGTTTAATTGCTATTGCTGGGGTACTATGTTTAGGTAGTTGGTTATTATTAAATCAACAAATCTCTTTTGGGATTCTATCAGCATTTATTTTATATGCTCAACAATTTTTTGAACCATTGCGGAATTTTGCGGAAAAGTTTACCGTCATTCAATCTGGGTTTACAGCTATTGAAAGAGTAGTTGATATTTTAGATGAACCCATCGAAATTAAAGATTATTCTCAACCAGCTAGTTTAGGTTTGGCATCTACCTATATTCAGGATATCGTTCCGAAATTAGAATCACAAGATTTTACACCCGTTCCGGCTTTGGGAGAAATTAAGTTTGAAAATGTTTCTTTTTCCTATAAAGATGATGATTACGTTATTAAGAATTTAGACTTTACTATTCACCCTGGAGAAAAGGTGGCTTTAGTTGGTCCAACAGGTGCGGGGAAAAGCTCAATTATTCGTCTGTTATGTCGTCTTTATGAACCAACTCAAGGACGGATTCTGATTGATGGTGTGGATATCCGCGAGATTCCCCAGGTAGAACTACGCCGTTATATGACAGTGATTTTGCAAGAGGCTTTTTTGTTTGCTGGTGATGTGAAAAGTAATATTACTTTGGGTGATAATTACAGTTTTGCGGAAATTCAACAAGCAGCAATAAAAACCAACGTAGCGACATTTATTAACCAATTGCCTCAAGGTTATGATACTCAATTACGAGAACGAGCAACTAATCTTTCCAGTGGACAAAAACAACTTTTAGCCTTTGCGAGGGCGGCTATTCGTAATCCGCAAATTTTGGTTTTAGATGAAGCCACAGCGAGTTTAGATGTGGGAACAGAGGCTTTAGTTCAAGAAGCTTTAAATCAGTTGTTAATCCAACGAACTTCAATTATTATTGCTCACCGTCTCTCGACAATTCGCAATGTGGACAGAATTTTTGTGTTGAAACGGGGAGAATTAATTGAACAGGGAAGTCATGAAGAATTGTTACAACAACAAGGATTTTATGCCACTTTGCACAATCTACAAATGTTAGGAGCTTAA
- the rnhA gene encoding ribonuclease HI, producing the protein MSTQRLIQSIYTDGACTGNPGPGGWGTVVYFSDGSVHEMGDSSQHTTNNKMEMQAAIAALEFFKSSGQTQPITLYTDSKYVIDCVTKWVKGWKKNGWKKSDGNPVQNQDLLEILDQLNNQRVQWQHVRGHSGNIGNERCDVIARSFANHKIPHLKQSLPDLLHETLPKIGEISVVKVPNDPINSTITNKNTLESSLSAPDTSTMEPSTTPTATTTNEQPTEIRVLQLRNLVETLRIADEIAEKGYLITSSELADLMGVHSSAVTSRGDEWRWRNWIVSRVRREGNQILWELERGDKVETEID; encoded by the coding sequence ATGTCTACTCAACGTCTAATTCAAAGTATATACACAGATGGTGCTTGCACAGGCAATCCTGGACCTGGTGGTTGGGGTACAGTTGTCTATTTTAGTGATGGTTCAGTTCACGAAATGGGTGATTCATCCCAGCACACCACTAATAATAAAATGGAAATGCAAGCTGCGATCGCTGCCTTGGAATTTTTTAAATCATCTGGACAAACTCAACCCATTACCCTCTACACAGATAGTAAATATGTCATTGATTGTGTGACAAAATGGGTGAAAGGCTGGAAAAAGAACGGCTGGAAAAAGTCAGATGGAAATCCCGTCCAAAACCAAGACCTCCTAGAAATTCTTGATCAACTCAATAACCAAAGGGTACAATGGCAGCACGTCCGGGGACATTCTGGTAATATTGGCAATGAACGCTGTGATGTAATTGCGCGTTCCTTCGCAAATCACAAAATCCCCCACCTCAAACAGTCATTACCCGATCTTCTTCACGAAACTTTACCTAAAATTGGGGAAATAAGCGTAGTAAAAGTACCTAATGATCCGATAAACTCTACAATAACTAATAAAAATACACTAGAAAGCAGTCTGTCTGCACCAGATACCAGCACTATGGAACCATCTACAACACCAACTGCGACTACAACCAACGAACAACCCACTGAAATCAGGGTTTTACAACTTCGCAACTTGGTGGAAACTTTGCGGATTGCAGATGAAATTGCCGAAAAAGGCTACCTAATTACCAGTTCAGAATTAGCAGACTTAATGGGTGTTCACTCTAGCGCCGTTACCAGCCGAGGTGATGAATGGCGTTGGCGAAATTGGATAGTTTCACGAGTAAGACGTGAAGGTAATCAAATTCTCTGGGAACTTGAACGTGGTGACAAAGTAGAAACAGAAATAGATTAA
- a CDS encoding GNAT family N-acetyltransferase: protein MNYQVVNQLNETQIFELVELYKHEFWSKNRTYQGVSKMLAASDVIIALINEEKELIAFCRVLTDSVYRGVLYDVIVKPSYRNMGFGAKLLDAVVNHPQLKAVENLALFCLPEMIPFYERWGFIYDVNGLKIMHRHDSVMGRIEP, encoded by the coding sequence ATGAATTACCAGGTTGTTAACCAATTAAATGAAACTCAAATTTTTGAACTTGTGGAATTATACAAACATGAATTTTGGAGTAAAAACCGAACATATCAAGGTGTTAGCAAAATGTTGGCTGCATCTGATGTTATTATCGCTTTAATAAATGAGGAAAAAGAACTAATTGCTTTCTGTCGTGTTTTGACTGATTCTGTTTATCGCGGAGTTCTTTATGATGTGATTGTTAAACCTAGTTATAGAAACATGGGATTTGGTGCTAAATTATTAGATGCAGTCGTTAATCATCCCCAATTAAAAGCAGTAGAAAATCTTGCTCTTTTCTGTTTACCAGAAATGATTCCTTTTTATGAACGGTGGGGTTTTATATATGATGTAAATGGACTGAAAATAATGCACCGACATGATTCAGTTATGGGAAGAATAGAACCATGA
- a CDS encoding Eco57I restriction-modification methylase domain-containing protein: MTDAKNINKPLFSQHYLDYRLQESPEWQLDIKLDFEKLKNLYLSKKAILPTLNEAQTEDVFIKPVLDILGFSNIPQVVTRGKGRAERPDYALFANETERDTAYSFQNNETAFYGRVLVIAEAKYWERPLSKVSANDKRDIFKNENPSFQISSYLTGTGVDWGILTNGREWRLYYRQASSTATEFYPIDLVELLETEDLEKFKYFWLFFRSAAFEKDSYNKNFLERVREGSTTYATQVGNELKTLVFEQIFPDLAGGFVADAIRRGKTGEPKQIYAATLSFLYKLLFLLYAEARNLLPITTAYRDYSLIKITQEIAESVDKQRTLSQTSTKIYKSLLSLFEIVDRGDSALEVPRYNGGLFHFDFHEAEDIKDYPDNYFLYEYQLSDAVLFPAIDKLARFEKLPIDYSFLGVRQLGSIYEGLLEYRVVIEDGNNGKVHLENDKGERKATGSYYTPDYIVKYIVSHTLKPILEERKQKFADLMTQISQLHEKIADGRLGVQSRNGLQKDLQRLERKSTNTLLDIKICDPAMGSGHFLVEAVDYFTDELITILNEYPQHNPVLEMLEQTREGILANLQQQGITIDVNKLEDTQLLQRVVMKRCIYGVDLNPMAVELAKVSLWLHSFTIGAPLSFLDHHLRCGNSLIGTTAREAEANMMKEESGQLNLLTGPFVGLLRAAEIMRGVSTLSDATFAEVETSERLFKEFDQAAKPYKRLLDIYVSKYFGLKRADHFLRVYGTNAINANSEKMDAADIAVYEDARKLFDQKRFFHWDLEFPEVFIDLEDATWKDNSGFDAVIGNPPYDVLAEKERKENLTHLIKYINDNEIFKNSLSGKIDLYRLFISRSIYLISQRGFIGLIVPMSLLGDQQTSRLRQYLLQNNQILKINAFPQKDDPNMRIFREAKLPTCIIFLKNHSDQNQEIRVEVHPHNLLEEISGKFSCSFNEIAALDDNSFCIPLLSSENEVKILKRFSPQVGIQKMRDILPTYQGEINETTMNDLISINPNHGYRIFRGGNVQRYEVIPEPKQGISKYIDVNLYNNNIGGERVSHTTQSRIGYQRNAALDSRKRLIFAPLPTPCYCFDSISYFLIEDRNQAFALLSILNSQLLEWRFSLTSTNNHVSTSEIAVLPVPKISFTTPPEKRQAYLENTINLYQQFQNNQNADILLTHIILHLSSGKELVIVFLYPLLIQIGLHQLGSLLLQNFYHIHQQPSEADVIHDLLAYLAEQMIELNKQKQTETKGFLTWLERLIGTDIDNLTNKSKIQNYLGDYYKQNQGDNHLTLDELIVILKKNQKKLKIDPTARKEQETLEREYQSSLNTLLPIKKQLKQCDWLIDEIVYRLYGLTEEEKAIIQG; encoded by the coding sequence ATGACAGATGCAAAAAATATCAATAAACCATTATTTTCTCAACATTATTTAGACTATCGGCTTCAAGAATCTCCAGAATGGCAATTAGATATTAAACTAGATTTTGAAAAATTAAAAAATCTGTATTTATCAAAAAAGGCGATTTTACCGACTCTCAATGAAGCGCAAACTGAAGATGTATTTATTAAACCCGTATTAGATATTTTAGGGTTTTCTAATATTCCTCAAGTTGTAACTCGTGGTAAAGGTAGAGCCGAACGTCCTGATTATGCGTTGTTTGCAAATGAAACTGAAAGGGATACAGCTTACTCTTTTCAAAATAATGAAACTGCTTTTTATGGTAGGGTATTAGTTATCGCAGAAGCTAAATATTGGGAAAGACCATTAAGTAAAGTTTCTGCTAATGATAAAAGAGATATTTTTAAGAATGAAAACCCATCTTTTCAGATTTCTAGTTATTTGACTGGTACGGGAGTTGATTGGGGAATTTTAACCAATGGGAGAGAATGGCGTTTATATTATCGTCAAGCATCTTCTACCGCAACGGAATTTTATCCTATTGATTTGGTAGAATTATTAGAAACTGAAGATTTGGAAAAGTTCAAATATTTCTGGTTGTTTTTTAGAAGTGCTGCTTTTGAAAAAGATAGTTACAACAAAAACTTTTTAGAAAGAGTCAGAGAAGGAAGTACAACCTATGCAACTCAAGTAGGAAACGAATTAAAAACATTAGTATTTGAGCAGATATTTCCTGACTTAGCAGGGGGTTTTGTTGCAGACGCTATCAGAAGGGGAAAAACTGGAGAACCAAAACAGATTTATGCAGCCACTTTATCATTTTTATATAAGTTGTTATTTCTATTATATGCCGAAGCGAGAAATTTATTACCAATTACCACAGCTTACCGTGATTATAGTTTGATTAAAATCACTCAAGAAATAGCGGAAAGTGTTGATAAACAAAGAACATTAAGTCAAACTTCGACAAAGATTTATAAGAGTTTATTAAGTCTATTTGAAATCGTAGATAGAGGTGATTCAGCTTTAGAAGTACCTCGTTATAATGGGGGTTTATTCCATTTTGATTTTCATGAAGCTGAGGATATCAAAGATTATCCAGATAATTATTTTTTGTATGAATATCAATTATCTGATGCTGTGTTATTTCCAGCTATAGATAAATTAGCACGGTTTGAAAAATTACCCATTGACTACAGTTTTTTAGGTGTGCGACAATTGGGTTCAATTTATGAAGGTTTATTAGAATATCGCGTGGTTATTGAAGATGGAAATAATGGAAAAGTCCATTTAGAAAATGATAAGGGTGAACGAAAAGCTACAGGTTCTTATTACACACCTGATTACATTGTTAAATACATTGTTAGTCATACTCTCAAGCCAATTTTAGAGGAGAGAAAACAAAAATTTGCTGATTTGATGACGCAAATTAGCCAATTACATGAAAAAATAGCAGATGGTAGATTGGGGGTACAAAGTCGTAATGGTTTACAAAAAGATTTACAACGTTTAGAAAGAAAAAGTACAAATACCTTACTGGATATTAAGATATGTGATCCTGCTATGGGAAGCGGACATTTTTTAGTGGAAGCTGTTGATTATTTTACAGATGAATTAATTACTATTTTAAATGAATATCCTCAACATAATCCGGTTTTAGAGATGTTGGAACAAACCCGCGAAGGGATTTTAGCAAATTTACAACAGCAGGGAATTACTATTGATGTTAATAAGTTAGAAGATACTCAACTTTTGCAACGGGTGGTAATGAAACGCTGTATTTATGGTGTGGATTTGAACCCAATGGCTGTAGAATTAGCAAAGGTGAGTTTATGGTTACATTCTTTCACAATTGGCGCACCTTTGAGTTTTTTAGATCATCATTTGCGCTGCGGAAATTCCCTTATTGGTACGACTGCGCGAGAAGCAGAAGCAAATATGATGAAGGAAGAAAGTGGACAATTAAATTTATTAACTGGTCCCTTTGTCGGGTTGTTACGTGCTGCGGAAATTATGCGCGGTGTGAGTACGTTAAGTGATGCAACTTTTGCGGAAGTGGAAACTAGCGAAAGGTTATTTAAGGAATTTGATCAAGCTGCAAAACCTTATAAACGGTTATTAGATATTTATGTTTCTAAATATTTTGGTTTGAAACGTGCTGATCATTTTTTACGGGTTTATGGTACAAATGCGATTAATGCTAATTCTGAAAAGATGGATGCTGCTGATATTGCAGTTTATGAAGATGCGAGAAAGTTATTTGACCAAAAGCGGTTTTTTCATTGGGATTTGGAATTTCCAGAGGTTTTTATTGATTTAGAAGATGCAACTTGGAAGGATAATTCTGGGTTTGATGCTGTTATCGGAAATCCACCTTATGACGTTTTAGCAGAAAAAGAAAGAAAAGAAAATTTAACTCATTTGATAAAATATATTAACGATAATGAAATATTTAAAAATAGTCTTAGTGGTAAAATAGATTTATATAGATTGTTTATATCTAGATCAATTTATCTGATTTCTCAACGTGGATTTATCGGTTTAATTGTACCTATGTCTCTTTTAGGAGATCAACAAACATCTCGACTGAGACAATACTTACTACAAAATAATCAAATATTGAAAATTAATGCTTTTCCACAAAAGGATGATCCAAATATGAGGATTTTTAGAGAAGCTAAGTTACCTACCTGTATTATTTTTTTAAAAAATCACTCTGATCAAAATCAAGAAATTCGGGTTGAAGTACATCCTCATAATCTCTTAGAAGAAATTTCAGGAAAATTCTCATGTAGCTTCAATGAAATTGCAGCATTAGATGATAATAGTTTTTGTATTCCTTTGTTGTCATCTGAAAATGAAGTGAAGATTTTAAAACGCTTTTCTCCACAAGTTGGTATCCAAAAAATGAGAGATATATTACCAACATACCAAGGAGAAATAAACGAAACAACCATGAATGATTTAATTAGTATTAATCCAAATCATGGTTATAGAATTTTTCGAGGTGGAAATGTTCAAAGATATGAAGTCATTCCCGAACCAAAACAAGGAATATCAAAATATATTGATGTAAATTTGTACAATAATAACATTGGTGGTGAAAGAGTTTCTCATACTACTCAATCAAGAATAGGATATCAACGGAATGCAGCTTTAGATAGTAGAAAACGACTTATTTTTGCTCCTTTACCAACTCCATGTTATTGTTTTGATAGTATTTCCTATTTTTTAATCGAAGATAGAAATCAAGCATTTGCATTATTATCTATTTTAAATTCTCAGCTTTTAGAATGGCGTTTTAGTTTAACAAGTACAAATAATCATGTTAGTACATCAGAAATTGCTGTTTTACCAGTTCCTAAAATCTCCTTTACTACTCCCCCAGAAAAACGCCAAGCATATCTAGAAAACACAATTAACCTTTACCAACAATTCCAAAATAATCAAAATGCTGATATCTTACTTACTCATATTATTCTTCACCTTAGTAGTGGTAAAGAACTAGTGATTGTTTTTTTATATCCTTTACTTATACAAATTGGTTTACACCAATTAGGATCATTACTTCTACAGAATTTTTATCATATCCACCAACAACCATCAGAAGCAGATGTAATTCATGATTTACTCGCATATTTAGCCGAACAAATGATAGAATTAAATAAACAAAAACAAACAGAAACCAAAGGCTTTTTAACATGGTTAGAAAGATTAATCGGTACTGATATTGATAATCTTACCAATAAATCGAAAATTCAAAATTATTTAGGTGATTATTATAAACAAAATCAAGGAGATAACCATTTAACCCTTGATGAATTAATTGTTATCCTCAAGAAAAATCAGAAAAAACTGAAAATAGATCCCACCGCGAGAAAAGAACAGGAGACATTAGAAAGAGAATATCAATCAAGTTTAAATACACTCTTACCAATCAAAAAACAATTAAAACAATGTGATTGGTTAATTGATGAAATTGTTTATCGGTTATATGGTTTAACTGAAGAAGAAAAAGCGATAATTCAAGGATAA
- a CDS encoding Uma2 family endonuclease — MLKYSQLNYLPSSKELPDSDDTPVDNELQDLIPGLLKAMLALIWSQRWDWFFGVDMGIYYDPDQPAIVPDGFLSIGIPRLIDEDLRRSYVLWEEKKLPILVLEIVSHTYRGEYSTKKDFYAQKLGILYYVVYNSQRKRKQRLEVYKLVNGKYQLLAGNPIFLPEIGLGIGMEKATYQGITREWLYWFDEQGKRFLTPEERILQSEEQRLESEEKAKKLAEMLEKLGVDPENL, encoded by the coding sequence ATGCTAAAATACAGCCAATTAAATTATTTACCCTCATCTAAGGAATTACCCGACTCTGACGACACACCAGTGGATAACGAACTACAAGATTTAATTCCCGGTTTATTAAAAGCCATGTTAGCCTTAATTTGGTCGCAAAGATGGGATTGGTTTTTTGGTGTAGATATGGGAATATATTATGATCCAGATCAACCAGCAATTGTCCCAGATGGATTTTTAAGTATTGGTATTCCCAGATTAATTGATGAAGATTTACGCCGCAGTTATGTATTATGGGAAGAGAAAAAATTACCGATTTTAGTGTTAGAAATAGTTTCTCATACCTATAGGGGAGAATATAGCACTAAGAAAGATTTTTATGCTCAAAAATTGGGAATATTATATTATGTGGTTTATAATTCCCAACGGAAAAGAAAACAACGTTTAGAGGTTTACAAATTAGTGAATGGAAAATATCAATTACTAGCAGGAAATCCTATTTTTTTACCAGAGATAGGGTTAGGAATAGGAATGGAAAAAGCCACATATCAAGGAATAACTAGAGAATGGTTATACTGGTTTGATGAACAGGGAAAAAGATTTCTAACACCGGAAGAACGGATTTTACAAAGTGAAGAACAACGGTTAGAATCTGAGGAAAAAGCCAAAAAATTAGCAGAGATGTTAGAAAAATTAGGTGTTGATCCTGAAAATTTATAG